The DNA segment CCAGGTATTTCTCCGGGCCGATGGCGCCCAGCAGGGTGTTCTCGAACAGTTGCGCTGTCGCCCAGATGCCGGAGTCGCCCACGCACAGCGGGGTGATGCCGGCAGCCTTGAGCTTGTCGGCGGCGGCGAAGAATTCATCGCTGCTCATGGTGGCGCCAACCGTGACGCCGGCCTGATCCAGCAGCTTCTTGTTGTACCAGAAGCCGTTGCCGCGATGCACGCCCGCCAGCACGCTGTAGACTTGGCCGTCCTTGGTCATCAAGGCGACCAGGCCCTTGGGCATGACATCGTTCCAGCCCTCTGAGGCGTACAGGTCGGTGATGGGTTCGACGTAGCCCGGTTCGACGTATTGGCCGAGCAGCTCGAAGCCGGGATGCACCTGCCAGGTGTCGGGCGGGTCGCCGCCGGCCAGTCGGGTCTGCAGGACGCCGCGCGCCGCGGAACCGCCGCCGCCGGCCACGGTGGCGTTGATGATCTCGGTGCTGGCCGAGAGGCCTTTGAAGGTGCTGAACAGCGCATCCAGGGCCGCTGCCTCGCCGCCGGAGGTCCACCACGAGAACACTTCCAGTTTGTCATCGCCGGCCGCCGCCGGGGCCTCGGTGGCGGCCGGCGCCTCGGCGGCGGGGGCCGGGGTGGCGGCCGGGGCTGCGCAACCGGCCAGGGCGAGCGCCAGAATGGCGATCAGCGCCAGGCCCAACACGATTCGTTTGTACGACATGGATTTCTTCTCCTGTTGTTGTCAGAGGTAGGGAAAGGATCGATTACATCGAAGCAGGTTGTGGGGTTTGCACGCTATCGTTCAGATAATGGCGTCGATTCACCTCCTGTGGTGAGCGGCGGCGAGCGTTGCTCTCAAGCCAGGGCTTCGGCGACGTCGACCCGGCGATTTTCTGTCGCCGAGCGTTCCGCTGCGGCCATGACAGCCTGGATGTGCAGGCCATCGGCCAATGTGGGGGATGTGGGCCGGTCTTCGGAGACGGCCTTCAGGAATTGGTATTGGCATTCGGCGTGGGTGCGCACGAAATCGGGGGTCATCGTCCCATCCGGCGCCTTCTGGCCGGGGTAGCGATTGACGGTCTCGAGTTTGCGGAAGCCGCGCATCCCGCCAATAGGCTGTTCGGCGTCGCGCGCGTCGTAGACTTGCAGCCAACCAGGATCGACGGCGTCGAAGCGGATGGCGCCATTTTCGCCGAAGATGTCGAAGCCGAGGTCGTTGGTCAGCCCCGTGCCCATGCGCGAGACTTCGACCACGCCCGGCGCCCCCCCTGCCAGCCGCAGGTGCAGCAGGGCAATGTCATCGACATCGACGATGCCGGTTTCGGTCGTCCCCGGCTGCGGGCGTTCCTTGATCAGCGTGTCCATGGTGGCCTGCACCGAGCCGAACTCGCCCAAAAGCGCGTAGAGCAGGTCGAGGATGTGCGAGCCGATGTCGAACAGGGCGCCGCCGCCGGCGATGTCTTTGCGCTGTCGCCAGCTCAGCGGCTTGCGGGGATCGATATAGCTGGAGCGATAGTAGCGACCGCGGAACGAGAAAACTCGGCCCAGGAAGCCCTCTCGCACGAGTT comes from the Caldilineales bacterium genome and includes:
- a CDS encoding Gfo/Idh/MocA family oxidoreductase; translated protein: MKALGIGMIGYGGIGRVHAMAYRSLPFHYGLPQNTFRLVGVATTRAETAAAAAGEIGCEFATSDYRLLLARPDVDVVDVCAPNHMHAAIVEAAAAAGKHIYCEKPLAMNVAEGQRMVAAVAAAGVRAQMTFNFRFFPAILRARQLVREGFLGRVFSFRGRYYRSSYIDPRKPLSWRQRKDIAGGGALFDIGSHILDLLYALLGEFGSVQATMDTLIKERPQPGTTETGIVDVDDIALLHLRLAGGAPGVVEVSRMGTGLTNDLGFDIFGENGAIRFDAVDPGWLQVYDARDAEQPIGGMRGFRKLETVNRYPGQKAPDGTMTPDFVRTHAECQYQFLKAVSEDRPTSPTLADGLHIQAVMAAAERSATENRRVDVAEALA
- a CDS encoding ABC transporter substrate-binding protein is translated as MSYKRIVLGLALIAILALALAGCAAPAATPAPAAEAPAATEAPAAAGDDKLEVFSWWTSGGEAAALDALFSTFKGLSASTEIINATVAGGGGSAARGVLQTRLAGGDPPDTWQVHPGFELLGQYVEPGYVEPITDLYASEGWNDVMPKGLVALMTKDGQVYSVLAGVHRGNGFWYNKKLLDQAGVTVGATMSSDEFFAAADKLKAAGITPLCVGDSGIWATAQLFENTLLGAIGPEKYLGLWNGSTSFADDGVKQAMASYAKMLDYQNDDHSALSWDQAIKKLMEGGCAFSSMGDWAYGEFVNAKQKDNVDFGWVSHPGTAGGFMVVADGFVLAKNAPHPEQTKNWLRAIGSKAGQEAFNPLKGSIPARTDADRSKFGPYHNWSMDSFAKDMLVPSVVHGSAAPADFQQALNDAVTQFVVDKNVDAFSNALVAAAKASGFGK